caagatcaacaaaattatacttcaacacaacaaatggctaaatactaaaatgaaatagatatgagacagctgaatggtaccctatagccttttcaaggtatatagcagccggtccggtcctgtatataaactaaaattgagatgtcaatgagctaatcataggttgtggttaggacttgttttttgttattttgttcttttttttttttttttttacatactggttactcaaaactatgtcaattccataatattgcaaattgctgttgatgttatattgggactcttaattgactgtgatgatattataccagctctaactttggaccagaaatggtctccccaagaaactgttcaacccatctggacaataagtagctggactccatgcttaatatatgtttgcaaggaaagaatcttgattgaatttgaactgtaatgctgcatcaaggtggaggaatccaccagggggggaggggagggggaaggggagggggattcccaaagcctatgaaactgtcacataatgctaaatattaattaaaaaaaaaacatgcatctgaaaacactttcttttcttaACCTTACTTGTAGATGGAAAAATGAAAGTGTTtcaatagcttaaaaaaaaacagtataatatTTAGCTTCATAGTCATGCCCGACTTGGTTTCAAAGGCTAACCTTCAATACTTGAGATTATATcatctggggccagtgttgtagcttGCTGGGTAGAGCCATTGCTTGCaatcctgcatcccacatggggactTGCTTGTGTTCTGAgtactctgcttcaaatccagctccctgctggtagcctgggaatgTAAATGAggatggagcaggtgtttggctccTGCTCTCTATTTAGAGACTCAAATGgcacttctggctcttggctttggcttggcccaatgCTAGCCATTGTGacaacatggggagtgaatcagtgaatagaggATTACTCTCTGTCGCTCAGatttttcaattaaatattttaaaaagatgacactATGTACACACTGGACAGTAGATGTAATTCTCATTTTATGAACATCAATTAAGGAATACATAAATAGCACTTTTGTTTAATTATGGCTTTTACAGTATACTgtatgttttaattaaaattattcaaCTTATCTGGATATGAATGATTATGTCTGAAAATTTTAACAAACTTAAATAGTTCTATATGCTATTGCTGCTACTTTTTTCTGTGTACTCGTTTTTACCCCCTTTCCCTCCTTATCAACCGTGTTCAGTCACAGACTCATAGTCATGTATGTTCCTCTATGAAAGTATTTATCAAAGTGTGTATGACAAGGAATCTTCTTATTTTGTAAGTTTCAAATGTATGGCAGCTAATGTTTTTGTAAAAGGCAGAACAGTGCTCATAATTGACAACATTCTGTACTTGTTTTAAGTGCTTAGAACCACTTTCCATACTTATCTCTTCGTGGCCTGATAACACAGTGTGATGCTGGTCCTGCAGGATTTACCAAAATCATCTCATAGCGATGAGTAAGAGATGGCTTCCTGCCTGTTCCCACTTCCAAGAATTCACCGTATTATTGGACATCTGTGACATATTTCTAAGGATAACACTATTGAGTTGGAGGCAATGCTGCATACTTTTAACTTGACCAAGTAGTGTACGTTCACTTGCCATACAGGTGAATTGTTGTATACTTACTGTGTTTGAGAATTCCCACATTCTCACCTCTTCGAAAACACTGGCGTTAAAAATGTTGCCTAAGAAAATGAAAGTGTGTAATCTTGAGATTCCAATTTTCTTTCAACTCCTTGCTCATCTTGTTGCTGCCAATGTTTTCAGTTGAACTGATTTCTAGATGTTTGCTGGTTATTCTAAGTTTGAGCCTCTTATTGTTTACAGATTTTTCTCATATTCTACTATCTATTAACTTTGTCTATTTTGTCATTTACAGATCACAAATCATTAAATTAGAAATAACAATTGatcattttgtctttgatttattatttaaaaattgtcatGAAGTCCACTCCTGTATCAATTTCATTTCCCAAGAACAGTCAAGTGTGATAAcaaacttattttcctttttatattgaGTTGTGTGATATTGTATTATACTATAGACATAATTTAGTAAATACTATATTGTGACTTCTCAATGGTTTTAAAATTAATGCTAATAGCATAGAGACTGGCAAGGTGTGTGTATTTGTCTGTCTGTATGTGCCTGCATGAGTCAGTATACTCATGACTgggaaatatttaaacatttaaaaattattaattcaaCTCAATATCATAAATTCTACCACAAAAACACACAAGCCATCTATGTAATAGATTATACAAATTTGCCCTAATCGGAAAAAGAACATCCCCAGTTATCATGAAGCCAAGATAATGTTAAcgtcaaaataagcaaaattgtaTTCCACTTACCCATGAATATAGAAGCAAGTATCTTTAAAATCGCCTCTCAGATCCACTGGTCAGATGTGCTGCTCCACATTTCTAGAAATGGAGTGCAAAAATGGAGAAGGCGAAACCTCCTTTACACAAAATTCACATCCTGGTTGCAGGAAAGAAATGTGAGAGTTAGGGACAAAGATCAGTTGCATTTAGCCCCAGAATCAAAGTGTTTTTGACATTGGCAAACATGTTGGTATTATCGGAAATGTTACTGTATGAAGGAAACAAGCCTTATGATTGCATCAATAGACACAGCTcattatttgctaaaattcaacaAGCCATCATGACAGAGTATTAGCAAAATGAGCACAGAGGAGAACTATGTCAGCTTGATACATGTGATCGATCCGTTGATGTACATTAAACATTACAGCTGCCAGTTGTACATTTCTCACAAACTATGAAGAACATGCTAATCAGTCTAAAGTACCAAGTTCTGGGGAGAATCAAAAGCTCACATATATCTGAAGGGAAGGTACAGTCAGGGCGAAGGTAAGCGTGGGCATATTAGTCGAATTAAACACGTGTCTCTGCAGTTCAGAATTTTCAGCGTAGGGACATATTCTAGAGAAAGTAGAAAGTGTATTCATCAAATTCAGGGGAAATAAATATGCTGGGAAAATAACACACAGACTTAATGCTTTGacaaggacaaaatattttagtttCCCTTCTCATGAACTTCTTGGAGTGCAAAGCAGTGATACAATGCCTGCATGGCTAAATCTCCCAGATGAAGCATCaaacaataagggaaaattaTAGAAGTTAAATGGTGGCTCCTTTAGTTGTGCATCAGCAATTCGAACCAGAGCTGAACGTAGCGCCAGACATAGAATGGTCAGTGTTCGCTGGGTTTGGCCTTCGTGAGGGGAGTATAACAAACCGAACAGCCTGCTGCTACCATgggcttttctgcttcttttgtgtatttttagcGGTAGGCAGTGTGGGGAAATTGTGTGGTGAGGGAACAAGAAACAGTGCTCTTCAATTCTGCATTTAGTGAGAGAGAAAGGCCAGTGAGTTTGGGTAAACTGCCTCCTTCAGTAAACTTCCTGTAGCACTGATGAAATGCAGATCTTTCAAGGGGGCTTCTGTTCAGTGGATAAAAATGCTTGTCAGAGGAACTTGGAATAGATTAGGGTGCACTTCAAATAGAGTAGGAATAGAGCAGAGAAACTGACCACCTTGGCTTAGTTTTTCTGAGTCCCCATAAAATGGATCTGACATGATAGAGGACATTTCTCAAGAGATAGGAACACAAGAGGTGTATGTATACACCCTCCCATACATCCTCCACATTCCCCCGTACACACACTGTATGTGTCATGGGAAGTTCACTCAGAATTCTTTATTATACCTGTAAAAAGAGTCTTTTCTTATCAAGTGAATAATACGAACAAGACAGCCAACTCTCAGTATTTTGAACATGCCTAGCCTATACTGAGTTCCAGGACTTCTGTAGCTCTAATTATACTCAGGATTGTGCAATGGCAAGGAAATAGGCCAACAAGGGCCTGCATTCTTGTTTCAGCAGTCCTGGGAGATGAAAGAAAACTTCCTTAGCCTTAGTTATATCCTGTTTGAAAAGGAGATCACAGCATTACACAGAGGGTAACGAACCCCTGACTGTGGAAAGTCCTTCCTTTTTGTTCATCTTCTTCAAGTTCTTCCACTGgtgctttataattttcattgtaaagatcTTTCACGTGCATACTTAAAATTACtcctttttaaaagctaatgTAAATGGGATAAAAATTTAAactcaaacaaaataaagcagaaaactggaataaaAAAGAGAAGGTGATGATGTTCATTGCAACTTTATAGAAGCAAAACTTTGGAAATTGGGTTAAATGGAGCATAGTAAGTCCATATTACTAGTTGATATACAGTCTGAATAGTGaagatatatatgcatatatgtatttggAAAATGTACTCATGTCATGTTGTAAAACAAGTAAAACATGTTACAAAGTAATATGTAGATTGTGCactatttaaaattatgtttcacttttactttttttccattttctttaatgGTGGAATGCCTAAGAAGGATACACTGCAAATTGTAATGGGATTTCTTGGTCATGGGAGTGAAGACAGAGAAATCATTACACTTCATCTTTTCCAGTTTAAAACAACTTTAATTCTTTTAGATaggaagaggaacagaaagaatTAAAGCCAGCTGTATAGAAACGTGGAGTTTCGAAAAAATGATTATGTTAACTTCTCATGCTACTAGTACTGAATGAATACTCAACAGTTGGTTATAACATgcagaaatacatgaaattaattaattatttaattcaACCAGTCATTCAGTTGCTATTTATCATATCATTCCTGAGTATCCACTCAGTTGGATTAAAATTCCTTGCTGCACTCCCACTACATCAGTAGGAATGAAGTCATTCTGCCCGGACTTAGGTTGGATCATTTTGTAAGTACGGCTCTGATCTTGTGCCCTGTCGTTACCTGAACATGGTCCATGATGTCCAGTAGATGTTGAACATGGCATTTGCTCCATTTGTCTTACACCATATTGATTCCAGATTCTCTTTGTGCGACTGGTGCAGGCTGATTACTAACCATGCTATCTGAACAGTTCTTCCCCATCAGGGAGTTTATAGTTGGGACTTGTGGGAATAATACTCTCTAGAGAGTCTGAAATTCCATGTGCTGTGGTGGGGTTGGAAAACAATGTTCAACCTTGGAGCTTTCTATAGGAGGCACATTATTCATGTTACCATAATTGGGAGTTCCTGCCTTTTATTTACATTGTTattatttaaatacttattttttcttgttatgaACCAGTTTGAACATTTTCTCATGGGTCCTATGCTTAAGTCTAGCTAATTTTCTTTATCACTATAATCAGTAAAACACATagcttactggaaaaaaaaatctaaatcttaCTAATTTAAGGGCATATGGTCCCTACTGTGAAAAAGAGATGATTATGTGGATATATTTAGATGATCACATTgtacattatttattcatttaatgaaaGATTTATCCTTTACTCcatccatctttttttaaataaaaatgtatgtatttttaaagtcaattATACATAAGGAGACCTTATATAACATGTATCCTTGCATAACATAAGGATACAAAATGTATAATATAAATGGATACATCAGAATATTTCATGTATCCATTTATGGTGTAGGACACTTCAAATTCTTTTTGCCTTTAAAGCATCTAGGATTACATCTTTAATCAGTCTGAAAAGAGGAAATTTTGTTCAGTGAATCTGCTTTTTGATTAACAAGCAACCTATTTGAGGTTAATTGATATTCAACATTACTTACAGCATAATGAGTGTCTCAGGAATGTGTTCAACTGTTGGCAGAAGGCAATTCATcttttggctttatttttcttttgtgacagTAGTTTGTGAGATTGAGAGTAGTGTGTTTGTGATTTGTTTAGCTTTTCTTATATGCTGGTTGCCTCACAATTCAGCAGTGCTAGATTAGACATCACACCTCATTTCAAagcaggagaaacaaaaagataagtGCTCAGGAAAACAAAGGTTTTCCTTAAATTCCCTAgatgacttttttaaaataaaaggtttattcttattggaaaatcagattgagAAGaccctctatctgctggttcacttcttacgttgccccaatggctggagatgagccaatccgaggccagaagccaggatcttctgtgggtcttccatgtgggtgcagggtcccaaggctttgagtcagcctctactgctttcccaggccacaagcagggagctggatgagaagtggagcagctgggacatgaactggcagccgcagggatcctggcacatccaaggtgaggactttagccactaggttagaGAACTGGGCCCTCCTAGCTAACTTCTAAGTATACTTTCTCAGACTTTTGTAATATGGAGCAGAAAGATCATTATGCCTGCAACCACATCTTCTCTGCAATTTAATTTCAGAGCAGCTATGGAAGGCAGTTTTTTCCATCTTACTAGTGGCCCATTTTTTGTAtcacctcttttctttttaacagatATCTTTTAAACCATGGAAAACTGCTTGTGGGGGTCAGCATAGATGTGTGGACACGTCAATATGTCAACGACTTGGGCAAAGCTTTAGCTCATGGATGAAGAGAGCTGAGTGGATGCCTCATTGTCTTCGTCTGCACAGGAGCTGTTCTGAGGGATCCTTTGCAGGATTCTTTGAGTACCCATGACACTGAGTTCCAGATTGCCAGAGTAAACCAGCTAAGCAGTTCACTTCTTCCTGAATTTTCTTCttgtgtatttccttctttctgttccctctctctgctgcttggaATTATAAGGAGTTAGCACTTATAAGGAGTTGGCACTTATCCTGgcttttgcatgcaccagagGGTGTAGTggcttagcctagcctggccttcCCGCAAGCCCAGCTTCTATGTAAGCTGGAAGGCTGTTGAAGCCCTGACCAACCTGGTCCACCCCAAATCCCAGATCTCTTGCTCCTCAGTgggagcaatggcccagcaggAAGGCTTCTGAAGCCCCATGAACAGacttgctcctggcttggggtcttgtttgtgttggtgggtgctgtggcccagtctagcaTGACCCGTCTAGTCTTGGCATTCACTAcagggtgctacagcctggctctgccctgccttTCTCTAGTTCCATGCTGGGGGGTACTGCAGCAGTCCAGGTTGCATCTTCTGAGTTTCCAGTTTCATTATGAGAATAGAATGAGGTTGCCTATCCCGTATTTCTGATGGCGTTTTTATTTTATCATGAGCAAAGCTTATTATGGGTTTTATCCTGTCCCCTTGTTGATTGTTATTATACTGCTCACCCCAGTTGGGCATAAAAGGCACCACTTGGACCATTTTTTCACATCTTTCTCTCTTGGAGCCCTCCTCTTGGCTGCTGTGGTAGGAAGTTTCTGACAAATCTTGCTTGCTCACTGCTTTGTATGGAACTTCTTCTATGTAAGATAAGAACTGACACCATCTTCTTTGTTGCTTATTTCTCTGTAACAAAATGGCCACCTTCAAAAAGCTGAGCAAACGGCAAAGTTTGAGGAAATAGTTTCCACAAGACTGATGAACTTCAGACACCATCCTTGTGTTTGTGTCCCATTCATGATTCACGAGTCAGAGTCGTATTCTCTCTTCCCAGGCCTGTTATAGTATTAGAAGGTAGCATCTTTGGAAGATAATTAGGATTAGATAATATCATAAGTTAGACCACAATGAATTTATGCTTTTCTAAGAGCGCTTGTTtcccctctctgctctctgctctaTGGCGATGTAATTGTTGCATAGCAAGGTAGACATTAGTCTTTGTTAAAAAAGAGTAGAACTTCTTGTGCAAGTGAAAAATGTAGGGTAGAAAAGTAGAATCATCCTTTGGAAGCATCCCAGTGCTTATACTTCAAAGTCTTGCCCATATCTCATAATCATGTTAGATGATCCAAGTCTTCCTCCAGTGGACAGTTTGGACAAATCGTCCCTTCCCTGGGTTATGAGAGGTATTAAACCTGATAATACTGTGCTGGTAAAGTCCTAGGAAGAATAATTCTTCCCAGAAAGTTTCCCATTCAGCAATAcctcagaaaagagagggaggaaaaaggtGTGAACTCAAACTTACATATATAAAAACTCCAGTATGAAGCAGACTACTGGTCTTCTGGTTCTTTGCTGAACTGCCTACCTGGCCCAGaaggtatgtttttattttaaaaaaggtttgcatttatttatttgaaagaactacaCAGAGGGAGAGCCATAAAGAGAgctgttctatctgctggttcactccccaatggcagTAATGGCCAGGGTGGGGACACGTTgaccaggagcctgaacttcTTCTTGCACGTGTGTACAGGAGCCCAAcaacttggaccatcatccactgctttcctaggcacattaacagggtgctgaatacgaagtggaacagctggaatttgaactagcacctatataggatgctggcattgcaggcagcagcttaacgcactatgccacaacCCTGGCTTCAGGTTTGCTAGTTTTTTTTAGTGCTATGCTCTGCCTCACATCTGAAATTCTTTTCTTACACAAAGGTGAGAAAACTGGTCATATCTGGCAGCATAATGAGAGGACAGGAACCTGCAACCAAGGAGTGATCTTTTATCAGAACTGACCATGCGTGTACGCTCGTCTCagacttccagcttcctggactGGGAGGAATACATCTCCATTGTTTATAAGTCACACAGAATTTTACAGTAATCTTTAATAGCAGTCCCAACTAACCGAGACAGAAATCGCTACCAAGAATGAGGTGCTTATTCCAAATACTAAGGATAGGTAAGTGGCTTTGGAGCTGAGTAACGAGGAGCTGCTGAATGAGAACTGGTTTTTGAGAGAAAGCCCATATTTCTgtgaacaggcacttaacagatTCATCTAAGGATTTAGAAAGAAAGGAGCTGTAGGGAAACATTCCTTCTTATAGAATGTGCAAGTAACCGTGAATAGAATATTGGTAGAAATGTAGATGGCAGAAACCCTTGTGATGAGATTCTAGATGGAAAATGTTGAAGCAGTGTGGTTTGGTGTATCTGAACTGTTACAGTAAAATGTGAGGAGAGAGAAATTATTTGAAGATGAAATTGAGCAAAAGCTAGTCAGAGTTCAAACATCCTTAGACTACCTGTATTGTAAAAATGAGAAAGCTTTTAATTTGGGAGAGGATAATAAGGGTGTGGcttagtgacccaacaggttaaTAGATTAGGATAGCTATGAACTAGGAATTTAGTCAATCAGACCAACAAAAGGTAGGAATAGAGACAGGATTAGCCCAGAAGCAGCACTAGCTGGGACTAAATGCAAGACAaaatgggatatatatatatatttttttttttagtagtgcAACAAAAGAGCTATTTTATTCTTAACCATGTTATTATCAAAGTTTACATAGGTTACAACggttgtatgttttttttaaattatttattatttaacttcagtaattacattgtattatgtgacacagttacatagatacttggaggAAGACTTGTTGGACTCTGTAGATCCTGTAAAAGGAACTGTGTTACTATCAGGTAGAAACATGTGATCATCTTCAAGAGAATGGAAGAAGCACCCTGAAGGCAATTCCTAAACATCATCAAGGCTGTCATTGCCAGCACAGGCTCAGTATTCATGAGTCAAGGATGGTGGCAGGATCGCCTCCACCTCAATGTTAGAGTTGGAGACCAATACCCAGAAGAATTGTGGGGGCAGGACCTTGGAGGCATGACCTTGGAGGCATGACCTTGGAGGCATGGTGCTGTCCCAACCGAGAATAGTATCATGGTGGGGACTGAGGAAGAGAATTACAGTATATGCAATGGCCTACAGAGCTGAAGATGTGATAGTACCAAACCACCCATGCTGGTTGGAAAAGTGAGACCTCCACTGTGGTAGGCTTGGAGTGGTGTATGGAACCAAGAGGAATTATTGTTAAAATTTAGGAGTGTGTCTGGCACCCATAAtccctttattttaaattagtttttgaagtgaattttaataaatatttgatagattttattactttttatatttttttacattttatttaaatttatttttaacattcaaTGAAGTTTATAGATATCATTCTAATAAAATAAGGATATTCCTTTGCTTTCCATCATATGAAAAACTCACAAAGGGGAGCTCTTTTATAATGACTCAAGAAAACTAAATTCTCCACATGGATTGCCCGAGTCTTCAGAGGGCAATGTGTTGAATGACCTAAGGTCCTCTCACTAGGCCTTCGTTCTTAAACTCACTCCTGACACTGCCACACCGAGTATCAAGCATCTAATACACAAATCTTTGGaggacacattcaaaccataTCCAAACCATAATGGTAGGTATCATCTTCATCTCATTTCTGTCCCAAATTGTGTGCACATGTTGTAGTATTCCTTCCTTCAGATTTCAGATAACGATTTTTATAAGGCTAGAGGTCTTTACAATCATTGACTACaaattttgtttgaagatttgGGTCCCtaaagttacattttaaaaactgatagcTGCTTCAGTAAATCCGTAGAAAAGGTTTACCATAAGAAGAATTCACTCTACTAGAAGGTAGCTAGTGTACTTCCAAATTTAATGGACACATAATAGtttcctgtgtttattttttgttcattcattcaacaactaATGAATTCTTGACAATTAACAGGTATTGAGGATATAATAATGGGCACAATATTAAAGATCtttgtcctttttaaaatattcttattttcgGTTTAACAGTTCAGCAGGTATAGGGCTTCCTTCTTTTcgctttctttcctccctccttgggTCCCCTCCTAATTGTGCCCTGGGTTTTTCAATAATACAGCCCTGGAGCTGTAGTCTGGACTCTAGCAGATTTTATGAAGGGCTACAGTTTAGACAGTTTAGCAAacatttaaatgaattaaaaacaatacaCACATTTTGTACAGTTTAGACatgtttcttaatattttaaatagtcTCAACATAGCTCTTCTCCATGGAAAGTGTACAATAGTTTTGTCAAACAGTATTCTGGGGAAAATGAGACTCAGAGAAGATTCTTAGCATATTCCATACATTCTAAGACCTTATCTATTGAAAGGGGTAGCCCAGATTGAAGATTTGAATATGTGTTCAACTACAGAAATATTTGTGATAAAATGTCTCCACTTGATCCACTGGTGGTCTTCCTTTTaacaatttgattttattctaaAATGACTTTTTTCCTATCATTTTTAAAGCCTCTTTTACCTCCTTATTCCTTAAGCTATAAATCAGAGGGTTCAACATTGGAATCACAATGCCATAAAATATGGAGGCCACTTTCATGTTCTCCTGGGAATTATGAGAATTAGGCTGTAGATACATGTAAGCGAGAGTTCCATAAAAAATGGTTACTGCTGTCAGGTGGGAGGCACACGTAGAGAAAGCCTTTTTCCTCCCTGTGCTGGAAGGTGTCTTTAGGATGGTGGTTAAGATGTACGCATAGGAGAAGACAACGACCAACACAGTGAACATTAAGTTAAATCCCACGAAGACTAAAAGCAACATGATGTTGATAGCAACACTGGAACACGAAAGGGTAAGGATTAGGGGAACATCACAGAAAAAATGATTGATGCGATTGGACTTGCAGAAAGGCAATGAAAATGTGAAACCCGTGTGTACAGAGGAATTTATTGAGCCCATTATGTAGGACCCAGCTACCAACTGGATGCAGACGGTTTTAGACATGATTATGGGATAGCGAAGTGGTTTACAGATGGCAACATAACGGTCGACTGCCATGGCAGCCAAGAGGTAACAGTCACTGGTTGCAAATATTGCATAAACCAAGAGCTGCATTACACAGCCACGAAATGATATAGTTGCGTGCTCTACTATAAAATTTTGCAACATCTTGGGAGTGATAGCAGAGGTATAACAGATATCAACAAAAGCCAAATGCTGTAGGAAAAAGTACATGGGAATTTGAAGCCTGGAATCTATCTTGATGAGTAGAATCATTCCAATATTACCAATCATAGAGGTCACATAGATCATAAGGAATATGATGAAGAGGACACAGCGAAACTTGTGTTGGACACCAAATCCCAGGAGACAGAATTCAGTAACTTCGGTGCCATTTTCTTGCATCATGGCTATCAGAAGTCTGAGAAGAGCCAAGGAAAGAACCATAAAGAGAAAGCAAATcttaatgactttttaaagtgaaaggattctttctttgtcattGCTTTTTAGTTAGATGTTCATCACAAGCAAGATGATTTGttttgactttccaaataaattctttttctattttttgaaaagcaaccACTGTATATTTGAACTACTGATTTTGCGttaaatcaataaaatttcaCAGAATATTAATGTATGATCCCAAGAAACATAGACTAATATATTTTTGCAACTGTGTGAAATAGATTCTAAGAAAAAAGACCAACATATATTTCCAATGTATTAAAAAGGTATTTCTTAGTGTATAGAgcaataaatgaatattattcTGTAGTTTTCAGCAACCTATATATTTTTCTCATCAATtcaatattttaatcattttgtcTCTTTTCAATTTCTTCAAATTAATCAATTAGAATGTTTTTCTGATATATGTCCACCATACACACATACTGGAAAGATTCTTAATGCTTTTGTACCACTATCATTAAAATGCCCATGTACCTGATTCCTTTCACAAGCCAGATAATCTTACTTTCTTCATATGTAGGAGAAAACTGGAGGGACTGCCAGCCATTACTAGCATACAAAAAGACACCATTGTCAAGATTCTGAGGATTATAGAAGTGGTTCCCTAGGAAACGGTGGAAAAGACCTAATTTTACAATATTACACAGCAGATAATTTTGAGTGTAAAGGTGACCTaactatcaaataaaaaaaaaatatatatatataaattatatactaCTTAAGTGAAATTCTTACATAACTGGGCATCCTATATTTTTTTTGTTAACTCCAGTGATCCTATCTGTCTGTGTTACTTCCTGCTCTGTAGTTCAGCGACTCAATGGAACAGGTTCAAGTGTCGGTCTGCTTTGTGTTGTGAGAGCAGGATACTAAAAACTAGGTCATACATACACTGGATTTGGCTTATGATTTTATAGTCTGGGAATCTGCATTGAAATGATGTGACGGTCAAAGCCACAAATTTATGTAAGTTTCCTTACCCTGAACCACACACTGAATGGGTGTTCAACAAATGGCTGGGACAACACATGCCAATATGACATGAGAGGTCCAATCGATGGATGGATTCACAGTGCGACTTGTTCATTCACTTTCTTCAGAGTACTGGGAAGTAACAACTAGTGTGATTCAAATCCCCCTCCCCACTTGTTCCCTTTGCCTTCCAGTCCTGAAGGAACACATCCTAGTCTTGTCCACTCGCCTTGGCATTTCCTGCATACACAGACGTAAAACCGCCACAGGtgagattttctttgttttacttacATTGGGGTTGCTCCAGATTTCTGCAACTGGTGCAGGCTGGTTGCCAAC
The sequence above is a segment of the Ochotona princeps isolate mOchPri1 chromosome 4, mOchPri1.hap1, whole genome shotgun sequence genome. Coding sequences within it:
- the LOC101517818 gene encoding putative olfactory receptor 5AK3 yields the protein MMQENGTEVTEFCLLGFGVQHKFRCVLFIIFLMIYVTSMIGNIGMILLIKIDSRLQIPMYFFLQHLAFVDICYTSAITPKMLQNFIVEHATISFRGCVMQLLVYAIFATSDCYLLAAMAVDRYVAICKPLRYPIIMSKTVCIQLVAGSYIMGSINSSVHTGFTFSLPFCKSNRINHFFCDVPLILTLSCSSVAINIMLLLVFVGFNLMFTVLVVVFSYAYILTTILKTPSSTGRKKAFSTCASHLTAVTIFYGTLAYMYLQPNSHNSQENMKVASIFYGIVIPMLNPLIYSLRNKEVKEALKMIGKKSF